The segment aaattcatgtaatgacatttttccacacttctcctgttctgagaaaaacgcatttgaaaagttagtatttttccatactcagcccgctgtggtccaacggttcaccaatatctacgatccgcagggcctggggaaaagttgggttcgaattctgttataattgactcccattatagcttgttttgttccatggacCCGTAAACGTTGCTTCAAGGGCCATCCCTTGCCTGCTTTTTCGTTCTGGAGacactataaacacgtttgtttcattactttcttctcccgttccctccatctattgtaaaaaaaactaccgttataaatatCGCAGGTAAATTAGAAAACGATGCTTTAAaacctttttattaaaaaataatattggggGTACTTTTAAAGGAATGGACAAACGCGAATTGATTTCTTTGTGAAAAAATACGCAAGGAAACTCCGtcgaaaaaatccgaaaagtaTGTGATAAAGTTTTCAAAGCAAACAGGGTCGTAAAGGACATGCCGgtagaatcgaaaaaaaattgttcaattgtAAGGGATACAtgcatttttcttcatttttctttcagttttcaaattggttttcaaataaaaaagttagagcaaaaaaactgatttttcaagatCCACCCTGACTTAAACTTGAAAATTCGTTGTACTGtgatacacagatgagatacaaatttggtttcttcagcaaagtttctgcaaaataaattatttacaactttgtagtagaaagtattgctctatatcgcaagacaaaaaagttaaaatttttatatcgagtaaaagtggaccaccctaatgactaattataccaaaagataggtctttttttctaaacaaaatcttctgaatacatgaaatatgtagagccaatggttttcgagatattgatttttgtctggaattttggctttttcgaccatagtggtatggtagctgtcagcaatctcaatagTGTATATTGTTAACTTTAACatgttaaaaaagaaaaattttaaaaaatgcgctttttagatatttaactttttagttttattttctttttttaccaacaaacaaaattttttttgttacagtgcacattttttttagaagggcaaatttattatctacaactttgctgaagacattaTTTCGATTAAACAAACcgtttttccatataaaatatttaattcattATACCATATTTGGTaaggcccttttgaaaaagcagtcgagatcttaaaaaataattgatatgataaaatgataGCTTTTTTTGAAGAGAACATCTATGCAAAGtctcagctaaatcaaaaatgacaaattaaaatcgatttgcgaaACTCCGTGGAATCGCTCCAGAAGGCCTCGACCGTTCTCTACCAAACTACCAAACAGCACTGGGGGGCTGACAAACGTGAAGTGATCCCTATCAAGAAAGGGAAATCCAAATAAGTGAAacgggttgcgtttctcttttATTTAGACCGATTGTTAAGAAAGTGGTTGGGAGACATGAGGGGGAGTGTAACCGAGAAAAGATGTTTGAAACAAGACTCTGTTTCTCCACCGTTATAaggattttcagagagcaaacagatgcataattggctacgtgacagaaaGGGATGCTGATTGGGAGGAACCTAACAGGGAGGAGTAcgaggatcactaggatgtttctACATCAAGCTTGCGCACATattctttgacataaaagaatcagcggaGCGGGGTTGATAAAAGGGGATTCGGTGATCGTCATCATTTATCATCATTTATTGTTACCAACAGGCAAAGCTTGCCCTAATGGCCATTATTAACTAATACAAAAAACGTCGAAACATACACACAAATCTTGAACGTAATAGTTGTTgagacaaattaaaatcgaacactGATGAAACTCGGTTGAACGACCTCTGCAGACCAGTGATGACACTGTTGGCGCTGTACTTGGTGCGACGAAAAGGTAGATTTAGTAGGGGTAGCCTCCGCAGTACTCTCGTTGGTGCATTCAGGTTAATTTGAGGAAGGATGGTAGGGAAGTATGGTCGATGTTGGATGCAAGGTGTCCGAGACAACCATGGCGCGTGCTGTTTCTCGGCGAAGTTAGAGAGTACGATACGAATGAGCTGGCAACGATCCTCGTATCGCGTGTTTCTCATTGGTTGACGCCATGGAAGCCTTCGAAGAGCGTAGCATACGAACCGACGCTGGATACTTTCGATGCGGTAGATTGCATTGTTGTAGTGAGGGACCCATACTACAGAGCAGTATTCTAGAGAGGCTCGAACTAGTGACCCGTGGAGCGCCACCAAACATTCTATACTGTTAAAGTCACGTGCCATTCGCATAATCAGGCCTAGTTGTCTAGAGGCCTTGGCAACAATGAAAGAAATGTGTTGCTTAAAAGTAAGCTTTACATCAAGTAACACACCGAGATCCTTTACTTGTTCCACGCGCTGAATTGGAATCCCATTTAGTGTATACTGGAAGTGAAGCGGGGGATTTTTCCTCGAAAATGTCATGAGGGAACATTTGGTTGGGTTTAGCAGCATTCGATTAATCTCGCACCAACTAGCAAAGGTATTAAgctcattggcggaactagcgcccatttctagggggggctatagcctccGGCATTTTtacgaccattttatttccttggcatattaagattaaatgtacattgaCGCATAGGAACTTTAAGctgtgatgcatataaaaattactcttagGTTTTTATTATGAAAAGTTATCTAactaaagttttttcttaaatttaaaaatccagcttaaattttctagggggggctgaatgtcttctagggggggctgaatgtcttctagggggggctaagccccccctggctccccctagttacgccaatgatTAAGCTGTTACTGGAGAAACAACTCATCGTCAGTGTTATAAACTGGGTAAAATaacttcaaatcatccgcaaaTGCGAGACGTGGACATTCTAGTGAATGGATTATATCGTTAAAATACAATAGAAATACCAGCGGACCCAGATGGCTGTCGTGTGCAATCCTGGAGGTAACGAATCATAAATCTCGTCACCGATTTTCACACTCAGCGTTCGTCCCGTTAAATACGATTCTAACCAGTTCAATAGATCACCGCTAAAACCATAACGGTCCAATTTAGCGACAGCGATGCAATGATTAACCTTATCAAAAGCAGCAGAGAGTGTGTAAATCGCGTCGGTTTGAGATCGTTCAATAAAACTGTTCGTTACATAGCTCGTGAAACAAAGTAAATTCGTAGCACAGGACCGTTTTGGCAGAAATCCGTGTTGCTCATCTGCCATCGCTTGTTGACAGtgcgaaaaaaattgtttgatgaCGACTAACTCGAATAATTTCGACGTAGCACACAGCGTtgaaattcctcgatagttatcgATCTTCGACCGATCGCCTTTTTTTATGAACCGGAAACAAAAACGCCTGCTTCCATGTTACAGGAAATCTACAAGTAGAAAACGATAAACGAAACAGAAGAGTGAGAGGTTGAAGCAAATGAGAAATGCACTTCTTAAGCAGCGTAGCCGGGATCCCATCCGGTCCTGAAGAGTAGGAATGTTTTAGCTTAGCGGAAGCGGCCAGAATCATGTTATCGTCGATGTTGATCGAGGCAGACGAGTGGCCAAAGCGAGTAACGTTGCTCGCGGCTTCCAATACTTGCCCTGTACTGAGTACTTCGTTGAAAATAAGCTGCATATGTCAGCAGCATTATTGGCCGTTTCACCAGCTAGCTCCATAGTAGAAGGCAAACCTGGCTTTCGCTGTTCGTTGACAACATTCCAAAACCGTTTAGGGTCTGACTCAGCCTTCTCTCCATTTGTCGTCTATAATTCAAGTAGCAGCGTCGCCTGAGCCTTTTGTAATCGTAGTTAATCCGTCGATAATGGTCACGCAGCGGCAATGCGTGACTTGCAGAAAACCTCCTGAAAGCagcattttttatcgttttcagTCGTCGAAGTTCCGCTGACTGCCATGGAAGATTTTTCCGTGGACGCCTTTGCGTTTTAGGGACGAAGCGATCAATCAAGCCATTAATGATTGACGTGAACACATTAACAGCCGGGTCGATGTCACTTGCATTTAGAGAATCTGCCCAATCGACGTCGTGTAACGCACTTAATAAACCCTCATAGTCGGCTCGCCGAAAATTATAACGAGTGCGAACTGTTGGCTCCGAATACTTAACACTATCACGGTTTGCAATGGTAAGAATGAGTGCCGGGTGGTGAGGAACCAGCTTGACGAGTGGCACTGGAGCGTATTCCAGCTGGGGAGCGGTAGCGCTAGTGCTGACAAAACAAAGATCGAGGCAGCGCCCATTCTCGTTTCCGTTGTTATTGATTTGCTGCAGATTTGCAGTGTTGTATCCGTCGAGAAGATCCAGTGCGCAACCGTGGAAGATAGAGTGATCCGCATCAGGGTACAAAAAACCGTTACGGGAGGGACGCCAGAGTAAGTTTGGTAGATTAAAATCGCCAATGATAATAATCTCGTCGCACGGTTTTGCCCTAGCAATGATCGTCAATAGAGATTGGACATGTATATCGATCAACTGTTTGTCATATGTTCGGTTCGGGGGCAAATAAATTACGCAAACAAATAATTTGCGATTAGTCAGCTGCACAGATAACCAGAGTTGTTCGAGAATGCTCCATGCAGCATCGTTGATAGCGTGAGCTTTCAAATTACGACGAACGGCAATAAGCGTACCTCCGCCGGTCTTTTTTCGACTATGATGAGGGCCGCGATTACAACGGAAACCGTCGTACTCAGCTCTGAATAAGTAGGAAGATTGGGTACGGTCGTTGAGCCAAGTACGTAGATGATATCGTAGGAACCATCCGAAAACGCAAGCATGTAGTCATCAATTTGGGAATTCATCCCGCAGGCATTTTGGTAATAGAGTTGCAGCGAGTTGGTGATCTCTTATAAGGGGGTATAAGGTTCAAGTGGGTGAAGGGGTGCGTTTATCTTGCATATGAactgatagcagttgtacaagtggctgaatgACAAAAGGAAGGTTGACAAAGGAAAggttcaaaaaagcaaaaaagatttttatcgCTTCATAGGAATTACCGAAAAGAACATAGATTTACAAATGACTGAGGAAGAGGAGCTGACGAAAGGAGTAGAGAcaatcaaatgaagaaaaaggggttttatttcttgcattatgacaaTTTCCATTATAATAACAGGTGTGCAAatggctgagagacaaaggggtaACGAGGTAACGAGCACTCGCAGCTAATCAATTACATTAATAAATaaagacgcagtcctacgtGAAAGTCTCGATCGTAGCTAACTACCCATCGGTGTCAACCAAAAACCAACAGCGAGTAATATGTTGCTAATGTTTCTTTTTCAAGGCCTCAAAGCTTTCCAGACAAAAAAATAATGCTTAAATTGTTTAAGTGAACATTAATAAACAGTTTCAGAATAaaagtttttcttaaatttttaaCTTAGTATTGCATGTTTTTTTATAATACAGCACGCAATTTCTACTATGGCACTTTTtaatctatatttttatgagttTAAATTAGTATATATCTTATTTCTCACTATGATTCAATTTCTCCTTTtcattgtttcttttttcacctGTTTTCTAATTGCAGTCCTTAAAAGAGTTAATCTAAACTAGGCTAATACTATTAAATCGAAACTCGAAACCATTATCCTATCATTTGGCCGTGTACCAAATTTCTATCTGCTCAAGAGATAATGGCTCCTTTTAAACTCAAATTTCGCATGGGTTCGTCTCGTAGCACATCCCAGGAGCAGGATATTATTGTAGACAGTCAGGCCAATCAGATTACTCCAAACTATCTGAACAGTAATACCCTAGGCACCACAAGTTTTGGTAGCAACACTACCCTAGATTCCGAGCAGAATGATAGCTTAGTTTCGATGTGCAATGATCAACGGGCCCTAATTCGGGATCAGGACTCACCCGATGAGCATATAGGTAACTTAGACGATACATCAACTAGCAGTAGTAACCATAAAACTATCGACGATAGTGATAGTCATACGTGCACAAGTAAACTGCATGAGCATTTGTTCTTATTTTTTAGGGTACGTAAATCCATCGCTGATACACACGGAAAATAATACAGTACCACTCAGCCCACCGCCATCCTACGAACATGTTCTAGAAGAGGTATGTATTACAATCCAGTATTAAGCGAAACGTAAGCCGTAGTCGAAAATCAAACATAGAATAAAGATACAAAggaataaagaaataaataatcATAACTACAGTAAGTCTTTCAGCTAGGAAACCCTAAGAAACTGTTTGCCATGCAATGAATCAAAACAATAATATTTGAccctttaaaacaacatagtgaaaaacatccccagagtaaattatgtttaccgcctttagataagtaagttttctttataaatgaattttttcagcgtgcgcatttaagggttaatacATTGCATGGGAAACAGTTTGCTTGCGAAGCTAATTTAAACGTAAGAAAGGTTGTACATTGGATACGAccgcgtagctggcgtagaactacgttaggcagGTTGCGAAGAAACcatgaatattaaagaaaacttttcataCCATATTGACCCACGCGTGGTATAAAACAGCGTAAAGTAAATAATAGTAgggatattcacgtagcgcttgctatgttgcgtatacggtgTATtacgtatttatactgccgctactcgcatgacAGTTCCATATTCATGAAAACAAGGGCTAGACTAATCACTTgttttttttagtcttgacattgtaatgcggtcatacatatatattaactagttgagcccgaatcttacgatctggaaaatataaatgtctgttcagaattccgaagactgcggatacattccattgcacagtggatcctctccatacaaaagctggacaaaaataataaagttgtcCAAAGATGTTGAAAATGCCACCTAAGAGTAATTTTGGGTCGCTGAATCTGATTTTTGCAtctaaaatgttctaaaattatcatatgaacgtctagggttgattaaaaaaatattaacactgtaaatcatatactttatttttctgcatATACATTTTACGTATTCTGAGTGTTTTACAACAAACTAaactactaaaattaaaataaattgggcaagctcatgtttccaatacataactgtgtttcaatttgaagtattaTTTCAAATTCACGTAAGTTTTGAAACAtattaaaactgtttttttggctatagtgtttcttgctatacttgaaattttgatgcaatttgaaaGATATTGATGGATAACAAAAGTAATGACCTAATATGGAAGCGACATATGAATTATAGAAAGATTTCATTCGATTTCAGATGTTTAAGTTGATAAAGAAATATTAAAGAATCAGGCATGGCACaatcattttgattcaaatcacattcatttgacagtaccgtctcaatcaagcagaatctgaaaaagttacatatggggcatttgtagagctagttattatcttcaaatttgctgaataaagctaggcagtatctttagtatttaagGTACTATATGGTtactaccccgttggtaaccaaatgaacgttcacttgacTACCCACGGGGCAGCAGCATTGTAGCAcagtgaatacaaaagatacaaccctgctttattcagcaaaattgtagataataactagctctacaagtgcgacatatgtaacttttttaaattttgcttaattgggacggtactgtcaaatgaatatgaattgagtcaaagtgatcgtgccaaccctgttcagaattcatcaaatttgagaccttggcgcagaacggcgcaagatgccactatgatttttgaaaactagacaAAATTTCCTGTAAAATGAAACATGAGCGGTCGATGCACTAGTATGCACTCCTAAGTAGATGGCGTCCTACAGACCGAAATACTGTTTAAGAAtcaaataataacgtgtattttatattgtaacttttataacaatgatgttttgtaaaatctaaaaattccaTTGGATTCCCAAGAAAATTTCCTATCAAAACACATCTTTGCATGTTCGGTGTTCGATATTTTAAACTAACTAAAACGAATTCAATATCAAAGGGTGTAAAGTTTTCGCATTgcgaatttcaacaaatttcactgactttggtatcttcaaaaaattctacaagctttagtttttactcgatttacttaaaaatttggcatatatatattcaatgatagtacatttaagaaaaaatatgaaaacaataaaaatcgaaaatcgattttggcatttttgtccggCCCGGCCCCTCTGtgcattggccagtgtttgcgaagatgtttaatctttgtattaaaCTTGGTTGGTAttgacttggttcggtctgatttaagaccgaccatatgatatcgcgacaagcaatcgagttgagcaggcgagtcaagcaatggatcattggaaaagctaaaaaatttcagatggctccagcat is part of the Sabethes cyaneus chromosome 2, idSabCyanKW18_F2, whole genome shotgun sequence genome and harbors:
- the LOC128736033 gene encoding uncharacterized protein LOC128736033, coding for MVPTISSTAEYDGFRCNRGPHHSRKKTGGGTLIAVRRNLKAHAINDAAWSILEQLWLSVQLTNRKLFVCVIYLPPNRTYDKQLIDIHVQSLLTIIARAKPCDEIIIIGDFNLPNLLWRPSRNGFLYPDADHSIFHGCALDLLDGYNTANLQQINNNGNENGRCLDLCFVSTSATAPQLEYAPVPLVKLVPHHPALILTIANRDSVKYSEPTVRTRYNFRRADYEGLLSALHDVDWADSLNASDIDPAVNVFTSIINGLIDRFVPKTQRRPRKNLPWQSAELRRLKTIKNAAFRRFSASHALPLRDHYRRINYDYKRLRRRCYLNYRRQMERRLSQTLNGFGMLSTNSESQLIFNEVLSTGQVLEAASNVTRFGHSSASINIDDNMILAASAKLKHSYSSGPDGIPATLLKKFPVTWKQAFLFPVHKKRRSVEDR